One genomic segment of Natrononativus amylolyticus includes these proteins:
- a CDS encoding phytoene/squalene synthase family protein, whose translation MQREHIAAGKDIQRRTGKTFYLATRFLPKRVRHATHVLYAFFRIADEVVDDAADVPAEEQAARLEELRKQALGTAEPDEPVLVAFSQLRERDGIADEEVDEFIDAMATDIHTSRYETYADLETYMRGSAAAVGVMMTAIMKPDDEAAALPHAIKLGEAFQLTNFLRDVREDVTERDRIYIPLETLRSHGVSEAQIERLESDEAFEAAMAEELQRTESLYREGVAGIRYLPEDCQLPVLLAAVLYAEHHTVIRNQGYDVLTEEPSLSTARKLWCVAKTRWHWHLHRDPEAVFERVSAVPSAETGSRGPSHGEGVPTR comes from the coding sequence ATGCAACGGGAACACATCGCCGCCGGCAAGGACATTCAGCGACGGACCGGGAAGACGTTCTACCTCGCGACCCGGTTTCTCCCGAAGCGAGTCCGGCACGCGACGCACGTCCTGTACGCGTTCTTTCGGATCGCCGACGAGGTCGTCGACGACGCCGCCGACGTCCCGGCAGAGGAGCAGGCCGCTCGCCTCGAGGAGCTCCGGAAACAGGCGCTCGGTACCGCCGAACCCGACGAACCGGTTCTCGTCGCGTTCTCCCAGCTCAGAGAACGCGACGGCATCGCCGACGAGGAAGTCGACGAGTTCATCGACGCCATGGCGACCGACATCCACACCAGCCGCTACGAGACGTACGCCGACCTCGAGACGTACATGCGCGGTTCGGCGGCCGCCGTCGGCGTGATGATGACGGCGATCATGAAGCCCGACGACGAGGCGGCGGCGCTCCCCCACGCGATCAAACTCGGCGAGGCGTTCCAGCTGACGAACTTCCTGCGGGACGTCCGCGAGGACGTCACCGAGCGCGACCGGATCTACATCCCCCTGGAGACGCTTCGGTCCCACGGCGTGAGCGAGGCACAGATCGAACGACTCGAGAGCGACGAGGCGTTCGAGGCGGCGATGGCCGAGGAGCTCCAGCGAACCGAGTCGCTCTACCGCGAGGGCGTCGCCGGCATCCGGTACCTCCCCGAGGACTGTCAGCTGCCGGTGTTGCTCGCGGCGGTGCTGTACGCCGAACACCACACCGTCATCCGCAACCAGGGGTACGACGTGCTCACCGAGGAGCCGTCGCTGTCGACGGCGCGCAAGCTCTGGTGTGTCGCGAAGACCCGCTGGCACTGGCACTTACACCGGGACCCGGAGGCGGTGTTCGAACGGGTCTCGGCGGTTCCGAGCGCCGAGACGGGCTCGCGAGGGCCGAGCCACGGCGAGGGCGTGCCAACGCGGTAG
- a CDS encoding fumarylacetoacetate hydrolase family protein yields the protein MRLARLSTPAGPVAGRYEDGTVYADDGAYEVGRDGRLLPPCEPSALYCVGRNYAETLEQMEYERPDEPDFFIKPPTALLGHGEAITYPDFTDELTYAGELAAVIDRRCRDLEPEEVPEAVRGYAILNDIDALDQQGRTARKAFDGSAPLGPWLETDVDPTSLEMRTDVAGERRQEASTELMLFDPYEVVSYLSKRFTLRPDDVVAFGSPANPGLLEPGDTVEITYEGIGTLVNAVSSGNDGRS from the coding sequence ATGCGACTCGCACGACTGTCGACGCCGGCGGGGCCGGTCGCCGGACGCTACGAGGACGGGACCGTGTACGCCGACGACGGTGCCTACGAGGTCGGACGGGACGGACGACTCCTCCCGCCCTGCGAGCCGTCGGCGCTGTACTGCGTCGGGCGGAACTACGCGGAAACGCTCGAGCAGATGGAGTACGAACGGCCCGACGAACCGGACTTCTTCATCAAGCCGCCGACGGCGCTGCTGGGCCACGGGGAGGCGATCACCTACCCAGACTTCACCGACGAGCTGACCTACGCGGGGGAGCTGGCGGCCGTGATCGACCGACGCTGTCGCGACCTCGAGCCAGAGGAGGTGCCCGAGGCCGTCCGCGGCTACGCGATCCTGAACGACATCGATGCGCTGGACCAGCAGGGGCGCACCGCCAGAAAGGCGTTCGACGGCTCCGCGCCGCTCGGGCCGTGGCTCGAGACCGACGTCGACCCGACGAGCCTCGAGATGCGAACCGACGTCGCGGGCGAGCGCCGACAGGAGGCGAGTACGGAACTGATGCTGTTCGACCCCTACGAGGTCGTCTCCTACCTCTCGAAGCGGTTCACCCTCCGGCCGGACGACGTCGTCGCCTTCGGCAGCCCGGCGAACCCGGGGCTGCTCGAGCCCGGCGACACCGTGGAGATCACGTACGAGGGCATCGGGACGCTGGTGAACGCGGTCTCGAGCGGGAACGACGGACGGTCGTAA
- a CDS encoding phytoene desaturase family protein → MKSLAGESVVVIGAGVGGLSTACYLADAGADVHVIEKNEQLGGRASRLEVDGFRFDMGPSWYLMPDVFERFFAEFGRMPTEYYDLTHLDPHYRLFFKDGDEVDVTPDRERTKRIFESYEPGAGGALDRYLEKSRENYEVGMEHFVYEDRERLRDYVDPDVARQARGLSLLGSMQGHVEDYFDHPKLQQIVQYTLVFLGGSPRNTPALYNLMSHVDFNLGVWYPENGLGGVIDGIAELGTKLGVTYDTDRPATEIKGREGGFLIETPTGPLTADLVVSNADYAHTEQELLPPEKRGYSEAYWESRTYAPSAFLLYLGVEGDLPELAHHTLVLPTDWEEHFAQIFDEPAWPDDPAYYCCAPSETDDTVAPEGHSNLFILVPIAPGLEDTAEHREAYRELVLADLATHTGTDLRDRIVVEEQFCVSEFADRYNSFRGTALGMAHTLRQTSLFRPPHRSKEVDGLYFTGSYTTPGIGVPMCLISGELTAEKVLEDHAE, encoded by the coding sequence ATGAAATCGCTGGCCGGTGAGTCGGTCGTCGTGATCGGCGCCGGCGTCGGCGGGCTCTCGACTGCCTGTTATCTCGCCGACGCGGGGGCGGACGTTCACGTCATCGAGAAAAACGAACAGCTCGGCGGCCGGGCGAGCCGACTCGAGGTCGACGGCTTTCGCTTCGATATGGGTCCCTCGTGGTATCTGATGCCCGACGTCTTCGAGCGCTTTTTCGCGGAGTTCGGCCGAATGCCGACGGAATATTACGATCTCACGCACCTCGACCCGCACTACCGACTCTTCTTCAAAGACGGGGACGAGGTCGACGTCACCCCCGACAGGGAGCGAACGAAGCGGATCTTCGAGAGCTACGAACCGGGCGCCGGCGGGGCGCTGGATCGCTACCTCGAGAAATCCCGCGAGAACTACGAGGTGGGGATGGAACACTTCGTCTACGAGGACCGCGAGCGCCTACGGGATTACGTCGACCCCGACGTCGCCCGCCAGGCCCGCGGCCTGTCGCTGCTTGGCTCGATGCAGGGCCACGTCGAGGACTACTTCGACCACCCGAAGCTCCAGCAGATCGTACAGTACACGCTGGTATTTCTGGGCGGCTCCCCGCGGAACACGCCCGCGCTGTACAACCTGATGAGCCACGTCGACTTCAACCTCGGCGTCTGGTACCCCGAGAACGGCCTCGGCGGCGTGATCGACGGCATCGCCGAACTCGGGACCAAACTCGGGGTCACCTACGACACCGACCGGCCCGCGACCGAAATCAAGGGCCGCGAGGGCGGCTTTCTGATCGAGACGCCGACGGGACCGCTGACGGCGGATCTCGTGGTGAGCAACGCCGACTACGCCCACACCGAACAGGAGCTGCTCCCCCCCGAAAAGCGAGGCTACAGCGAGGCCTACTGGGAGTCCCGAACCTACGCCCCCTCCGCCTTTTTGCTCTATCTCGGCGTCGAGGGCGACCTGCCCGAACTCGCCCACCACACCCTCGTCCTGCCGACCGACTGGGAGGAGCACTTCGCACAGATCTTCGACGAGCCCGCCTGGCCCGACGATCCCGCCTACTACTGCTGTGCCCCCTCCGAAACCGACGACACGGTGGCTCCGGAGGGCCACAGCAACCTCTTCATCCTGGTTCCGATCGCGCCGGGACTCGAGGACACCGCCGAACACCGCGAGGCCTACCGAGAGCTGGTGCTTGCGGATCTCGCTACCCACACGGGCACCGATCTGCGCGACCGGATCGTCGTCGAGGAACAGTTCTGCGTCTCCGAGTTCGCCGACCGCTACAACAGCTTTCGGGGGACCGCCCTCGGGATGGCCCACACGCTCCGCCAGACCTCGCTGTTCCGGCCGCCCCACCGCTCGAAGGAGGTCGACGGCCTCTACTTCACGGGGTCGTACACGACGCCGGGAATCGGCGTCCCGATGTGTCTCATCAGCGGGGAGCTGACAGCCGAGAAGGTGCTCGAGGATCACGCCGAATGA
- the cruF gene encoding bisanhydrobacterioruberin hydratase, whose product MADSSRDGLTRTEVQRRLESIVRENRFTIAVVFPAIGAITLVASAEGWLPGPLEYNPLLILFGTFVMRSPLLVGLLPRVGWWALGCLGVLTVYTYAIEMVGVRTDWPYGAFEYTIQLGPMLLGEVPLALPLFFIPLVLNAYLLTLLLCGSWADSALVRLPVAIAAVVAIDLVLDPAAVAVGFWAFEEGVYYGVPVSNYVGWVISGTVAVLLVDLAFDREALLARVRNCEFILDDLVSFVLLWGSINLLYGNWIAAAVAGGFCLGLLGTGRYDYAFLETAKPTG is encoded by the coding sequence ATGGCTGACTCGAGTCGGGACGGACTGACGCGAACGGAGGTGCAACGGCGCCTCGAGTCGATCGTCCGCGAGAACCGCTTTACGATCGCCGTCGTCTTCCCCGCCATCGGCGCGATCACGCTGGTCGCCAGCGCGGAGGGGTGGCTGCCGGGGCCGCTCGAGTACAACCCGCTCCTGATCCTCTTCGGAACGTTCGTGATGCGCTCGCCGCTGCTCGTCGGGCTCCTCCCGAGAGTGGGGTGGTGGGCGCTGGGCTGTCTCGGCGTCCTGACGGTCTACACCTACGCGATCGAGATGGTCGGCGTGCGAACCGACTGGCCCTACGGCGCCTTCGAGTACACGATCCAGCTGGGGCCGATGCTGCTGGGAGAGGTACCCCTCGCGCTCCCACTGTTTTTCATCCCGCTGGTGCTCAACGCCTACCTGCTCACGCTGCTGTTGTGCGGGTCGTGGGCCGACAGCGCTCTCGTCAGGCTCCCGGTCGCCATCGCGGCCGTGGTGGCGATCGACCTCGTGCTCGACCCGGCCGCCGTCGCCGTCGGCTTCTGGGCGTTCGAAGAGGGCGTCTACTACGGCGTCCCCGTCTCGAACTACGTCGGCTGGGTGATCTCGGGCACCGTCGCCGTTCTCCTCGTCGACCTCGCGTTCGACCGGGAGGCGCTGCTCGCGCGAGTCCGGAACTGCGAGTTCATCTTAGACGACCTCGTGAGCTTCGTGCTCCTGTGGGGGTCGATCAACCTGCTGTACGGCAACTGGATCGCCGCCGCCGTCGCCGGCGGCTTCTGCCTGGGCCTTCTCGGGACGGGGCGGTACGATTACGCGTTCCTCGAGACGGCGAAACCGACGGGCTGA
- a CDS encoding prenyltransferase, giving the protein MVANRTTAVDGGLVDRLSYLLTLSRPRFWLYLAGPVLVGVAYAASSVGELLEPTVVALFAYFLLPANVFLYGINDVYDREIDAENPKKEDREARYRGQRFVPIAVALSAALALAFVPVLPTTALVWFGVFLFLGASYSAPPLRFKTTPLLDSISNGLYVVPGIVAYLAVAGSQPPLLAIVGGWLWAMGMHTFSAIPDIGPDREAGIRTTATVLGEGRTYAYCGLCWLAAAAAFAAIDLRLGALMGVYPALVAAVAASSVGVSRAYWWFPAINTVVGAALTMGGLWGVFYG; this is encoded by the coding sequence GTGGTCGCTAACCGAACTACGGCGGTCGACGGCGGGCTCGTAGACCGGCTCTCGTACCTGCTCACCCTCTCGAGACCGCGCTTCTGGCTCTACCTCGCCGGCCCCGTCCTGGTCGGGGTCGCCTACGCCGCCTCGTCGGTCGGAGAGTTGCTCGAGCCGACGGTCGTCGCGTTGTTCGCGTACTTCCTGCTGCCGGCGAACGTGTTCCTCTACGGGATCAACGACGTCTACGACCGCGAGATCGACGCCGAGAACCCCAAGAAAGAGGACAGAGAGGCCCGGTATCGGGGCCAGCGGTTCGTTCCGATCGCCGTCGCGCTCTCGGCGGCGCTGGCGCTCGCGTTCGTCCCCGTTCTTCCGACGACCGCGTTAGTCTGGTTCGGCGTCTTTCTGTTCCTCGGTGCGTCCTACAGCGCGCCGCCGCTTCGGTTCAAGACGACGCCCCTGCTCGATTCGATCTCGAACGGGCTGTACGTCGTTCCGGGTATCGTTGCGTATCTTGCAGTCGCCGGCAGTCAGCCGCCGCTGCTCGCCATCGTCGGCGGCTGGCTGTGGGCGATGGGGATGCACACCTTCTCCGCGATTCCCGACATCGGCCCCGACCGCGAGGCGGGAATCCGGACCACCGCAACGGTCCTCGGCGAGGGCCGCACCTACGCCTACTGCGGACTCTGCTGGCTCGCCGCCGCCGCGGCGTTCGCTGCGATCGATCTCCGCCTCGGCGCGCTCATGGGCGTCTACCCCGCGCTCGTCGCGGCCGTCGCGGCCTCGAGCGTCGGCGTCTCCCGCGCCTACTGGTGGTTCCCCGCGATCAACACCGTCGTCGGCGCTGCCCTGACGATGGGCGGGCTCTGGGGGGTGTTCTATGGCTGA
- a CDS encoding FAD-binding and (Fe-S)-binding domain-containing protein, with the protein MAVEDFDTLERESPHPGRSDVAEYAALARALRGRVDGGVEFDEYAQVLYATDGSIYQARPAGVVYPTDVEDVRAAVETAAEFGVPVLPRGAGSSLAGQAVGPGCVVLDCSRHMNEILEVDPEARLARVQPGVVQDHLDARLADHGLKFAPDPASSNRATVGGGIGNNSTGAHSVRYGITDAYVEELRVVLADGSLIHTRDVVVDSPEWEEIVSRDDREAAIYETVRALVEDNADEIESRYPELKRSVSGYNLHKVIRETEAGERVINLSKLLAGSEGTLGVVVEATLSLVTVPEETALAVYWYDDLLEALAAVPVALEGPVGGVELMDDEVFRLARESEGYAAYARPVPEGTEAALMLEFDSELVDDFEATIAETTERLVADGPDETGAFGVLEADDPAEQADLWKLRKAAIPLLMSMAGDPKPYPFIEDASVPPAELAEYVGRFEGILADHDTSAAYFAHAGSGTLHIRPILNLKTEDGVETMHSITDDVTDLVLEYGGSFSGEHGDGMARTEFTPKMYGPQLWAAFKELKTAFDPDWQLHPGNVVYRDGPDDPGPDSDRGIGADMRENLRYGPAYQSLEPQTTLDFTEEGGFSHLVELCNGCGTCRQTESDVMCPTYRASGEEIQTTRGRANLLRAAISGELPPEELASERFQSEVLDLCVGCKGCASDCPTGVDLAKLKAEVKHRYHEEEGASLRSRLFADIDRLAALGAATAPASNWLARLPGARVAMEKTLGIARERELPTFQRHTLHDWFAARGGPRVPESAAQRRVVLFPDTYSAYCDPAPARAAVRVLEAADVHVRIPDDLAASGRAAYSTGVLDRARLRARHNVEALAPFVEAGWSVLFVEPSDAVMFQDEYRGLLLGPDTPELYAETVRRVCEASAGVCEYLDRERLDESIAFDTSGETLAYHGHCNQKAVGADHHAVGVLRRAGYAVDPVEATCCGMAGSFGYEAEHYELSQAIGRLLFDAVDASGGEPVAPGTSCRTQLGDRPGAEPPSHPLEKLADALER; encoded by the coding sequence ATGGCCGTTGAGGATTTCGACACCCTCGAGAGGGAATCACCACACCCCGGCAGAAGCGACGTCGCCGAGTACGCCGCCCTGGCGCGGGCGCTCCGCGGGCGGGTCGACGGCGGCGTCGAGTTCGACGAGTACGCGCAGGTGCTGTACGCCACCGACGGCAGCATCTACCAGGCCCGCCCCGCCGGGGTCGTCTACCCGACCGACGTCGAGGACGTTCGCGCGGCCGTCGAAACGGCCGCCGAGTTCGGCGTTCCCGTCCTCCCGCGGGGCGCCGGCTCCTCGCTCGCCGGACAGGCCGTCGGCCCCGGCTGCGTGGTGCTCGACTGCTCGAGGCACATGAACGAGATCCTCGAGGTCGACCCGGAGGCGCGGCTGGCGCGGGTACAACCCGGCGTCGTCCAGGACCACCTCGACGCCCGCCTCGCCGACCACGGGCTCAAGTTCGCACCCGACCCGGCCTCCTCGAACCGGGCGACCGTCGGCGGCGGTATCGGCAACAACTCGACGGGCGCCCACTCGGTGCGCTACGGGATCACGGACGCCTACGTCGAAGAGCTCCGGGTGGTGCTCGCCGACGGCTCGCTGATCCACACGCGCGACGTCGTCGTCGATAGCCCGGAGTGGGAGGAGATCGTCTCGAGAGACGACCGGGAGGCGGCGATCTACGAGACTGTCCGGGCGCTCGTCGAGGACAACGCCGACGAGATCGAATCCCGCTACCCCGAACTCAAGCGGTCGGTGAGCGGCTACAACCTCCACAAGGTGATCAGGGAAACCGAGGCAGGCGAGCGCGTGATCAACCTCTCGAAGCTCCTGGCGGGCAGCGAGGGCACCCTCGGGGTGGTCGTCGAGGCGACGCTCTCGCTCGTCACCGTGCCCGAGGAGACCGCGCTCGCCGTCTACTGGTACGACGACTTGCTCGAGGCCCTCGCCGCGGTGCCGGTCGCCCTCGAGGGCCCCGTCGGCGGCGTCGAGTTGATGGACGACGAGGTGTTCAGGCTCGCCCGCGAGTCCGAGGGCTACGCGGCGTACGCCCGGCCGGTGCCCGAGGGGACCGAGGCGGCGCTGATGCTCGAGTTCGACTCCGAACTCGTCGACGACTTCGAGGCGACGATCGCGGAGACCACCGAGCGGTTGGTCGCCGACGGCCCGGACGAGACCGGCGCCTTCGGCGTCCTCGAGGCCGACGATCCCGCCGAGCAGGCTGACCTCTGGAAGCTCCGGAAGGCCGCCATCCCGCTGCTGATGAGCATGGCGGGCGACCCGAAGCCGTACCCGTTCATCGAGGACGCCTCGGTGCCGCCGGCGGAACTTGCCGAGTACGTCGGGCGCTTCGAGGGGATCCTCGCGGACCACGACACCTCCGCGGCTTACTTCGCCCACGCGGGGTCGGGAACGCTACACATTCGGCCGATCCTCAACCTGAAAACCGAGGACGGGGTCGAGACGATGCACTCGATCACCGACGACGTGACGGATCTGGTTCTGGAGTACGGCGGCTCCTTCTCGGGCGAACACGGCGACGGGATGGCCCGAACGGAGTTCACACCGAAGATGTACGGCCCGCAGCTCTGGGCGGCCTTCAAGGAACTCAAGACGGCGTTCGATCCCGACTGGCAGCTCCACCCGGGCAACGTCGTCTACCGCGACGGCCCCGACGATCCGGGGCCGGACTCCGACCGGGGCATCGGCGCCGACATGCGCGAGAACCTCCGGTACGGGCCGGCCTATCAGTCCCTCGAGCCCCAGACGACCCTCGACTTCACGGAGGAGGGCGGCTTCTCTCACCTCGTCGAGCTCTGTAACGGCTGTGGCACCTGCCGACAGACGGAGTCGGACGTGATGTGTCCGACGTATCGCGCCTCCGGGGAGGAGATCCAGACGACCCGCGGCCGGGCGAACCTGCTCCGGGCGGCGATTTCGGGGGAGCTGCCGCCCGAGGAGCTCGCGTCCGAACGGTTCCAGTCCGAGGTGCTCGACCTCTGTGTCGGCTGCAAGGGCTGTGCGAGCGACTGTCCGACCGGAGTCGACCTGGCGAAGCTCAAAGCGGAGGTCAAACACCGGTACCACGAAGAGGAGGGGGCGAGCCTGCGCTCGCGGCTCTTCGCGGATATCGATCGGCTGGCCGCACTCGGCGCCGCGACGGCCCCCGCGTCGAACTGGCTGGCGCGGTTGCCGGGCGCCCGCGTCGCGATGGAGAAGACGCTCGGAATCGCTCGAGAGCGCGAGCTGCCGACCTTTCAGCGTCACACCCTTCACGACTGGTTCGCGGCTCGAGGCGGCCCGCGGGTTCCGGAGTCCGCGGCCCAGCGGCGGGTCGTGCTGTTTCCGGACACCTACAGCGCGTACTGCGATCCGGCGCCCGCGAGAGCCGCCGTCAGGGTGCTCGAGGCCGCCGACGTTCACGTCCGAATCCCGGACGACCTCGCGGCGAGCGGGCGGGCGGCGTACTCGACGGGCGTTCTCGACCGGGCGCGGCTGCGGGCCCGCCACAACGTCGAGGCGTTGGCCCCGTTCGTCGAAGCGGGCTGGTCGGTGCTGTTCGTCGAACCCTCCGACGCGGTGATGTTCCAGGACGAGTACCGCGGCCTGCTCCTCGGGCCCGACACCCCCGAACTGTACGCCGAAACCGTCCGGCGCGTCTGTGAGGCCTCGGCCGGCGTCTGCGAGTACCTCGACCGCGAGCGCCTGGACGAGTCGATCGCGTTCGACACCTCCGGCGAGACGCTCGCCTACCACGGTCACTGCAACCAGAAGGCGGTCGGCGCCGACCACCACGCGGTCGGGGTGTTGCGACGGGCCGGCTACGCGGTCGACCCCGTGGAGGCGACCTGCTGTGGAATGGCCGGCTCGTTCGGCTACGAGGCCGAGCACTACGAGCTCTCGCAGGCGATCGGTCGGCTGCTGTTCGACGCCGTCGACGCGAGCGGCGGCGAACCGGTGGCGCCGGGCACCTCGTGTCGGACCCAGCTCGGCGACCGGCCGGGAGCGGAGCCACCGTCCCACCCGCTCGAGAAGCTCGCCGACGCGCTCGAGCGGTGA
- a CDS encoding TIGR00300 family protein encodes MTASRRVELEGHIIDSGTMGRCFGAVMDMGGEFDVEAFEVGRHKHEESYCRMVVSADAEDQLQEILHELNQNGAMIEGPRDAVLEPAPADRVVPVDFYSTTNHPTAVRVDGEWLAVEGPEMDCALVVEGEGDDATVRTRVLNAIEAGDRVVTGDTGIRVEPPERPRSRGSSFGFMQGGVSSERPSASLIAEIADEMRAVNERDGTVLAVCGPAIVHSGGRDALAELVRAGYVDAVSAGNGFAVHDLERDLYGTSLGVDTETLEHPRKGHKHHIYTISEIGRAGGIEAAVEEGVVRGGVMYECVRNDVPYVLAGSIRDDGPLPETITDAIEAQDAIREQAHEADLVLMLSTLLHSVAVGNCLPSTTKTVCVDINPATVTQLLDRGSAQAIGMVTDIGTFLPMLADTLRE; translated from the coding sequence ATGACAGCCAGTCGCAGGGTCGAACTCGAGGGCCACATCATCGACTCGGGGACGATGGGGCGGTGTTTCGGCGCCGTGATGGACATGGGCGGGGAGTTCGACGTCGAGGCGTTCGAGGTCGGCCGCCACAAACACGAGGAGTCCTACTGCCGGATGGTCGTCTCCGCGGACGCCGAGGACCAACTCCAGGAGATCCTCCACGAACTCAATCAGAACGGGGCGATGATCGAGGGCCCCCGCGACGCCGTCCTCGAGCCCGCGCCGGCCGACCGGGTCGTTCCGGTCGACTTCTACTCGACGACGAACCACCCGACTGCGGTCCGGGTCGACGGCGAGTGGCTCGCCGTCGAGGGCCCCGAGATGGACTGCGCGCTCGTCGTCGAGGGCGAGGGCGACGACGCCACCGTCCGGACGCGCGTGCTGAACGCGATCGAGGCGGGCGACCGGGTCGTCACCGGCGACACCGGTATCCGCGTCGAGCCGCCGGAGCGCCCCCGCTCGAGGGGCAGCTCCTTCGGGTTCATGCAGGGCGGGGTCTCGAGCGAGCGCCCGTCGGCCTCGCTGATCGCCGAGATCGCCGACGAGATGCGCGCCGTCAACGAGCGCGACGGCACCGTGCTGGCGGTCTGCGGGCCGGCCATCGTCCACTCCGGCGGGCGGGACGCCCTCGCGGAGCTGGTCCGTGCGGGCTACGTCGACGCCGTCAGCGCGGGCAACGGCTTCGCCGTCCACGACCTCGAGCGGGACCTGTACGGGACCTCCCTCGGCGTCGACACGGAAACCCTGGAGCACCCGCGAAAGGGGCACAAACACCACATCTACACGATCAGCGAGATCGGGCGCGCCGGCGGGATCGAGGCCGCCGTCGAGGAAGGTGTCGTCCGGGGCGGCGTGATGTACGAGTGCGTCCGGAACGACGTTCCGTACGTGCTCGCGGGATCGATCCGGGACGACGGCCCGCTGCCGGAGACGATCACGGACGCGATCGAGGCCCAGGACGCGATCCGCGAGCAGGCCCACGAGGCCGACCTCGTGCTCATGCTCTCGACGCTGTTGCACTCCGTCGCCGTCGGCAACTGCCTGCCGTCGACGACGAAAACCGTCTGCGTCGACATCAACCCCGCGACCGTCACGCAGCTGCTCGACCGCGGCAGCGCGCAGGCCATCGGGATGGTCACCGACATCGGGACCTTCCTGCCGATGCTCGCCGACACGCTCCGGGAGTGA
- a CDS encoding YkgJ family cysteine cluster protein, with protein sequence MSTDPAQDAPRRVEVYPDREAVVEFDPDLTFECVDDCTWCCHHGVLLYDRDLIELAARANLAETTTDFRGEKFVTREEKGRDEHVDDDGRACAFLREDGLCSLHLEADWKPTRCSVFPLGVWRESDGLHVDIRESAHEHCEGLNVSDRRVIEHLEAFLPEVLWELENPDSDRAL encoded by the coding sequence GTGAGCACCGACCCAGCCCAGGATGCGCCCCGCCGCGTCGAGGTCTACCCCGACCGCGAGGCGGTCGTCGAGTTCGACCCCGACCTCACGTTCGAGTGCGTCGACGACTGCACCTGGTGCTGTCACCACGGCGTCTTGCTGTACGACCGGGATCTGATCGAACTCGCCGCGCGGGCGAACCTCGCGGAGACGACGACCGACTTCCGGGGCGAGAAGTTCGTCACCCGCGAGGAGAAAGGCCGCGACGAACACGTCGACGACGACGGCCGCGCCTGCGCCTTTCTCCGGGAGGACGGCCTCTGCTCGCTCCACCTCGAGGCGGACTGGAAGCCGACGCGGTGTTCGGTGTTTCCCCTCGGCGTCTGGCGCGAGTCCGACGGCCTCCACGTCGACATTCGGGAGTCCGCACACGAGCACTGCGAGGGGCTGAACGTCAGCGACCGGCGCGTGATCGAGCACCTCGAGGCCTTTCTCCCCGAGGTGCTGTGGGAGCTCGAGAACCCCGACAGCGACCGGGCGCTGTAG
- a CDS encoding SDR family NAD(P)-dependent oxidoreductase, giving the protein MDETTVVVTGGTGGIGRTAARVFADEGATVVLGARDADAVSEAVTELEESGATATGLRTDVRDEFDVERLMETASRAGESGGIDVVVAAAGVYHGEPGETPTDRESYAAFDDQWRTNARGVFVAIREALPHLTGEGRVLVPTGAVAREAKPGYGAYAVSKAGAEAVVRGFAADTDYTVACLDPGQVATELTGGRGRDPDTVAGMFVWAATAADPDEIDGAVVGLQEWKQESRDQS; this is encoded by the coding sequence ATGGACGAGACGACAGTCGTCGTGACGGGCGGCACCGGCGGAATCGGTCGCACAGCGGCAAGGGTGTTCGCCGACGAGGGTGCGACCGTCGTCCTCGGCGCTCGAGACGCCGACGCGGTGTCCGAAGCCGTGACGGAACTCGAGGAGTCGGGCGCGACGGCGACCGGGCTTCGGACGGACGTCCGTGACGAGTTCGACGTCGAGCGGCTGATGGAAACCGCCTCGAGAGCAGGCGAGTCGGGCGGAATCGACGTCGTCGTCGCCGCGGCCGGCGTCTACCACGGCGAACCGGGGGAGACGCCGACCGATCGGGAGTCGTACGCAGCGTTCGACGACCAGTGGCGGACGAACGCCCGCGGCGTGTTTGTGGCGATCAGGGAGGCGCTCCCCCACCTGACCGGTGAGGGGCGCGTGCTGGTTCCGACGGGGGCGGTCGCTCGAGAGGCGAAACCGGGCTACGGCGCCTACGCGGTATCGAAAGCCGGCGCGGAGGCGGTCGTTCGCGGGTTCGCCGCCGACACCGACTACACCGTGGCCTGCCTCGACCCGGGACAGGTGGCGACGGAGCTCACGGGCGGTCGGGGACGCGACCCCGACACCGTCGCCGGCATGTTCGTCTGGGCGGCGACGGCGGCCGATCCCGACGAGATCGACGGCGCGGTCGTCGGGCTCCAGGAGTGGAAGCAGGAGAGCCGAGATCAGTCCTGA